From the genome of Candidatus Electrothrix communis, one region includes:
- a CDS encoding tetratricopeptide repeat protein, with the protein MKKALQKAQASGTPYAVVHFDGHGIYDQRMGLGALCFEAAQESKTLSKCLLDQVDAAELAAELRQYGVPLMVLDACQTAKAETDPTSSVAAKLLEQGIGSVVAMSHSVLVATAHRFVAAFYQGLAEGKRVGDAMLAGQAALYGDRFRGKVMGAGELEMQDWFVPVLFQDRDDPQLITSRPGEAAARLGKEQRQLQLGKLPEPPEHSFVGRSRMLLSLERLLEQETYAVIRGSGGMGKTAVAVELSRWLVRCGRFQRAAFVSVEPQNVQDVWGVLDSIGRQLLPKYSAAMYAEQEGDALALARQPVERALRDCPTLILLDNMESVLPDHAGNNPAGVADVTELLELCQKLLAASPECRLLFTSRELLPAPFDRAKNTVELGRLDRNEAIQLVEQVMAEHGWEPPTSDNASTPEEVAELVDTVHCHPRALVLLAREVANGVRATTEETTKLMAKLEAKNPGDRENSLYASVELSLRRLPPEMRERIKGLAVLHGGGHLFILSEVLGLEAEEAKVVAVQLIKVGMAEEREYSYLRLDPALPAYLRLGQSAERLAELETAWAEAMRQLVGFLYKEQFQDSKMAARLTLLELPNLLILLDQLEAQLEADPATAETVIDLAGSIEALLAQLGRPKALACAVAMREKAAGLVLDWGKTRFKHEGLLIERLLQQGQLQSAYEKAKALLEQAQVAGPTAYEGADYNLAMAHILLGRVLRFGGQAGPALDLLVESQRLFEAVGEPGEGMASASLTEQADCLSNLGQLDAAAEKYQEAISRDEKKERFRDVATGKMQLATVCYLQKRYTDALSGYDEARTIFGGLDEPTSVAAVWHQIGIVQQEAEQYEQAETAYRRSLEIETQSNNRAGQASSLTMLGNLSLEVNRPEEAVTFYRQAADIFSEEGLKDLRSEGVTRNNIAATLCKLKRYDEARQEIRRAIECNRQFGHVVEPWTAFNILHKIEAAEGKADAAKVAWVQARDAYLAYRRQGGYAQGGGGKLADQVTDAVQQDKAEEMAQQLRQLAEADDTPDWLKVAAAKFLVVLNGSRDPALADDPALSYASAAEVLFLMERLEG; encoded by the coding sequence CCCTATGCCGTTGTTCATTTTGATGGCCACGGAATCTATGACCAGAGAATGGGCCTGGGCGCACTTTGCTTTGAGGCTGCACAGGAGAGCAAGACATTGAGCAAATGCCTGCTTGATCAGGTGGATGCCGCAGAGCTGGCCGCTGAACTGCGCCAATACGGGGTGCCGCTCATGGTGCTGGATGCCTGCCAGACCGCCAAGGCCGAGACCGATCCCACCTCCTCGGTGGCGGCCAAGCTGCTGGAACAGGGCATTGGTTCGGTCGTGGCCATGAGTCATAGCGTGCTGGTGGCAACGGCCCACCGTTTTGTCGCGGCCTTTTATCAGGGATTGGCCGAGGGGAAACGGGTGGGTGATGCCATGCTGGCCGGGCAGGCTGCGCTCTATGGTGATCGCTTCCGGGGCAAGGTCATGGGAGCCGGGGAGTTGGAAATGCAGGACTGGTTTGTGCCGGTGCTCTTTCAGGATAGGGACGACCCGCAGCTTATTACCAGCAGGCCGGGGGAAGCCGCAGCACGGCTGGGCAAGGAACAGCGGCAGCTGCAATTGGGCAAACTGCCCGAACCGCCGGAGCATAGCTTTGTCGGGCGCAGTCGGATGCTCTTGTCTCTGGAGCGGTTGCTGGAGCAGGAAACCTACGCCGTGATCCGGGGCAGCGGCGGCATGGGCAAGACCGCTGTCGCCGTGGAGTTGAGCCGCTGGCTGGTGCGTTGCGGACGGTTTCAGCGGGCCGCCTTTGTCAGCGTGGAGCCGCAGAATGTGCAAGATGTCTGGGGCGTGCTGGACAGCATAGGCCGTCAGCTGCTGCCCAAGTACAGCGCGGCCATGTATGCAGAGCAGGAGGGGGATGCGCTGGCCCTGGCACGACAGCCGGTGGAGCGGGCTTTACGGGATTGTCCGACTCTGATTTTACTCGACAATATGGAGAGTGTCCTGCCGGATCATGCAGGCAACAACCCAGCCGGAGTAGCCGATGTAACCGAGTTGCTGGAACTCTGCCAAAAGCTGTTGGCTGCCTCGCCAGAATGTCGCCTGCTTTTTACCAGCCGGGAGCTGCTGCCTGCGCCCTTTGATCGGGCAAAGAATACAGTGGAATTGGGACGGCTGGACAGGAACGAGGCGATTCAGCTGGTGGAACAGGTCATGGCTGAACATGGCTGGGAGCCGCCTACCAGCGACAATGCCTCCACCCCGGAAGAGGTGGCGGAGCTGGTGGATACGGTGCATTGCCATCCTCGGGCCTTGGTGCTGCTGGCACGGGAGGTGGCGAACGGGGTGCGGGCCACCACCGAGGAAACGACCAAGCTCATGGCTAAGCTGGAGGCAAAGAATCCGGGTGATCGGGAGAATTCGCTGTACGCTAGCGTGGAACTGTCGCTGCGTCGCTTGCCACCGGAGATGCGGGAGCGGATTAAGGGGTTGGCGGTGTTGCATGGGGGAGGACATCTATTCATCCTCTCTGAAGTTTTAGGCCTTGAGGCAGAGGAGGCTAAAGTGGTGGCAGTGCAATTGATCAAGGTAGGTATGGCCGAAGAACGGGAATACAGCTACCTGCGCCTTGACCCGGCTCTACCTGCTTATCTTCGCTTAGGGCAGAGCGCGGAGCGGCTGGCCGAGCTGGAAACGGCTTGGGCCGAGGCCATGCGCCAGTTGGTCGGGTTTCTTTATAAGGAGCAATTTCAGGACAGCAAAATGGCGGCCCGCTTGACCCTGCTGGAGCTACCCAACCTCCTGATCCTGCTGGATCAGCTGGAAGCGCAGCTTGAGGCAGACCCGGCGACTGCCGAAACGGTCATCGATCTTGCCGGATCGATTGAGGCGTTACTGGCTCAATTAGGCCGACCCAAGGCCCTGGCCTGTGCAGTGGCAATGCGGGAAAAGGCGGCTGGCTTGGTACTGGACTGGGGCAAGACTCGCTTTAAACATGAAGGCCTCCTGATTGAACGGCTGCTTCAGCAGGGGCAGCTGCAATCGGCCTATGAAAAGGCGAAGGCCCTGTTGGAACAAGCGCAGGTTGCCGGGCCGACAGCCTATGAGGGAGCTGATTATAATTTGGCGATGGCACACATTCTGCTAGGCCGGGTGTTGCGATTCGGCGGGCAGGCAGGCCCTGCTCTGGATTTACTGGTTGAGAGCCAGCGACTTTTTGAGGCTGTGGGCGAACCGGGTGAAGGCATGGCCTCAGCAAGTCTGACCGAACAGGCCGATTGTCTCAGTAACTTAGGGCAACTGGATGCAGCCGCTGAAAAGTATCAGGAAGCGATCAGTCGAGATGAAAAGAAGGAGAGATTTCGAGATGTGGCAACGGGAAAAATGCAACTGGCAACAGTTTGCTATCTTCAAAAAAGATACACCGATGCCCTATCTGGATATGATGAGGCTCGTACCATCTTTGGCGGGTTGGATGAACCGACCTCAGTCGCTGCCGTCTGGCACCAGATCGGCATAGTACAGCAGGAGGCTGAGCAGTACGAGCAGGCGGAAACGGCCTATCGCCGTTCGCTGGAGATTGAGACCCAAAGCAATAACCGGGCCGGGCAGGCAAGCAGTTTGACCATGTTGGGGAATCTTTCTCTTGAGGTGAACCGACCGGAAGAGGCGGTCACCTTTTATCGGCAGGCTGCGGATATTTTTAGTGAGGAGGGGTTGAAGGATCTGCGCTCTGAAGGAGTTACCCGTAATAATATCGCTGCCACCCTGTGCAAGCTCAAACGCTATGACGAGGCCCGGCAGGAGATCAGGCGGGCGATTGAGTGTAACCGTCAATTTGGACATGTGGTTGAACCGTGGACGGCCTTTAACATTTTGCACAAGATTGAAGCGGCAGAGGGCAAGGCGGATGCTGCTAAGGTAGCCTGGGTACAGGCGCGGGATGCCTATCTGGCCTATCGGCGGCAGGGCGGGTATGCGCAAGGCGGAGGCGGTAAATTGGCTGATCAGGTTACGGATGCCGTGCAACAGGATAAGGCTGAGGAAATGGCGCAGCAATTACGCCAGCTTGCCGAGGCGGACGATACACCGGATTGGCTCAAGGTTGCGGCAGCGAAATTTCTTGTCGTCCTCAACGGCTCCCGCGACCCGGCTTTGGCCGATGACCCTGCCTTGTCTTATGCCAGTGCGGCAGAGGTGTTGTTTTTGATGGAGCGGTTGGAAGGATGA
- the tnpA gene encoding IS200/IS605 family transposase: protein MSHSYISCHIQYVFSTKGREPWITPDIHERLFTYMNGTAQKNNMASLRVGGTEDHVHQLVSLPATLSIAKAVQLIKGNSSKWIHETFSQHRHFYWQEGYGAFSVSVSQIERIIAYIDNQQEHHRFSSFEEEFLLLLKKHRTEYDEQYVFG from the coding sequence ATGTCGCATTCATATATCAGTTGCCACATCCAGTACGTGTTCAGCACCAAAGGACGGGAACCCTGGATCACACCGGATATCCACGAACGCCTGTTTACATATATGAATGGAACAGCACAGAAAAACAACATGGCCTCATTGCGGGTCGGCGGCACCGAAGACCATGTGCATCAGCTCGTCTCCCTTCCAGCAACCCTGTCCATCGCCAAGGCGGTCCAGCTCATCAAGGGCAATTCCTCAAAATGGATTCACGAGACCTTTTCGCAACACCGACATTTTTATTGGCAGGAAGGCTACGGCGCATTCAGCGTCAGCGTTTCGCAAATTGAAAGGATCATCGCATATATAGATAACCAGCAGGAACATCATCGTTTCAGCTCCTTTGAAGAAGAATTCCTGTTGTTGCTGAAAAAACATCGGACGGAATACGATGAACAGTATGTGTTCGGATAA
- the purL gene encoding phosphoribosylformylglycinamidine synthase, with protein MTITRLYRRIDATRAYCFNIESTRTLTDQELDQLRLLLADGFLIDTVSLTPVLEGERVIEVGPRLNFATAWSSNMVSICRATGLGSVSRVERSRRYQVPEGEDVQAFVAAHHDRMTECPYPEPLTTFETGVKPEPVYEVDLMGKGTDALLDLPGISMDEWDRNFYYDYFVKKHQRNPTIVEIMDLNNANSEHSRHGYFGGLQVVDGEEQEGTLFEVVKETLAAHPKGSLIAFKDNSSVVAGHEITTLLPKEPGQPSPLEATQVTYHPLLTAETHNFPTGVAPFPGAETGTGGRIRDVQGTGKGGFVMAGTTGYCVANLHIPGYELPWEEQYPCPSNLASALTIEIEASNGASDYGNKFGEPMIQGFTRSFDMRLESGERWGFLKPIMFTGGIGQIDDRHTAKEKEEKGMLIVQVGGPAYRVGFGGGAASSMLQGENAEELDFNAVQRGDAEMEQKMNRAIRACNEMGDKTLIDVIHDQGAGGPANVLKELVEHSGGRIEIRKIRVGDPTMSVLEIYVAEFQERNGFLISPENIEKFQAICEREKVGCEVLGEVTGDLRFIVHDEQDGTTPVDVELNEVLGDIPQKTFEDQRIPVGVDPCVCPDPSGRPRGAAPTVRDHLHNVLRLVSVGSKRFLTNKVDRAVTGLIVQQQCCGPLQLPMADVAVVAQSHFGLTGGATAIGEQPIKMLVDPAAGARMAVGEAWTNLIWARIDDPDQVKCSANWMWAPKLKGEGAAMNDAARAMRDAMIATGMAVDGGKDSLSMATMVGEETVKSPRELVISAYAAMSDISKVVTPDIKEPGSALLLIELAPGKARLGGSALAQTLGNLGNESPDMDDPALLRRAFAAVQQLIDQGSILAGHDRSDGGLITTVLEMAFAGNCGLELALTGEAEAIPFLFNEELGLVLECRLDELDHVQEILAAAEVDNILLGNSTVKKQIRIQYNSDLVLDEDMRVLRQEWEETSYQLERLQMNPACADAEKAAIYDRIAPAYKLPFTPEPAPKALLTATDKPKVAILRDEGSNSDREMSSSFYAAGFEPWDITMTDLLAGRITLDGFRGIAAVGGFSYADVPESAKGWAATILFNDRIKDMFTAFYNRPDTFTLGICNGCQLFGLLGWVPWQGLEAEAQPRFVHNDSGRFESRWATVRVQESPAIMLQGMSELVFGIHVDHGEGKLHFPDQAVRAEVVGKRLIPLVYTDDNGVATEQYPFNPNGSPDGFAGLCSPDGRHLAMMPHPERAFLGWQCHWLPQEMQGLEVSPWLQMFRNAYNWCVK; from the coding sequence ATGACCATCACCCGCTTATACCGCCGCATCGACGCAACCCGCGCCTATTGCTTTAATATAGAATCCACCCGCACCCTGACTGACCAGGAACTGGACCAACTGCGCCTGCTGCTGGCCGACGGTTTTCTGATCGACACCGTCTCCCTCACTCCCGTTTTGGAAGGCGAACGGGTGATTGAGGTTGGGCCGAGGCTCAACTTTGCCACGGCTTGGTCATCCAACATGGTCTCCATTTGCCGAGCCACCGGCTTGGGCAGCGTGAGCCGAGTGGAGCGATCCCGCCGCTATCAGGTACCGGAGGGCGAAGATGTACAGGCCTTTGTTGCTGCTCACCACGACCGGATGACCGAATGCCCCTACCCGGAGCCGCTGACCACCTTTGAGACCGGGGTAAAGCCGGAGCCGGTCTACGAGGTCGACCTCATGGGCAAGGGGACGGATGCCCTCCTCGACCTGCCGGGTATATCCATGGATGAGTGGGACCGCAATTTCTATTACGATTATTTCGTAAAAAAACACCAGCGCAACCCCACCATTGTCGAGATCATGGACCTCAATAACGCCAACTCCGAGCATTCCCGGCACGGTTATTTCGGCGGCCTGCAAGTAGTGGACGGCGAAGAGCAGGAAGGCACCCTCTTCGAGGTGGTCAAAGAAACCTTGGCTGCCCACCCCAAGGGTTCACTGATCGCCTTTAAGGACAACTCCAGCGTAGTGGCCGGGCACGAAATCACCACCCTGCTGCCCAAGGAACCGGGCCAGCCATCCCCCCTGGAGGCCACCCAGGTCACCTATCATCCTTTGCTTACTGCGGAGACCCATAATTTTCCCACCGGCGTGGCCCCTTTTCCCGGTGCAGAAACCGGTACCGGCGGTCGTATCCGCGATGTACAGGGAACCGGCAAAGGCGGTTTTGTCATGGCCGGGACCACAGGTTATTGCGTGGCCAATCTCCACATCCCCGGCTATGAACTGCCCTGGGAAGAGCAGTATCCCTGCCCTTCCAATCTGGCCTCGGCCCTGACCATCGAGATCGAGGCCAGCAACGGGGCCTCGGATTACGGCAATAAATTCGGCGAGCCCATGATCCAGGGCTTCACCCGCTCCTTTGATATGCGCCTGGAAAGCGGCGAACGCTGGGGCTTTCTCAAGCCGATTATGTTCACCGGCGGCATCGGCCAAATCGATGACCGACACACGGCAAAGGAAAAGGAAGAAAAGGGCATGCTCATCGTTCAGGTGGGCGGGCCAGCCTATCGGGTCGGCTTCGGCGGCGGTGCAGCCTCATCCATGCTCCAAGGTGAGAACGCTGAGGAACTGGACTTCAATGCTGTCCAACGCGGCGATGCCGAGATGGAGCAGAAGATGAACCGGGCTATCCGGGCCTGCAACGAGATGGGTGACAAAACCCTGATCGACGTGATCCACGACCAGGGCGCAGGTGGCCCGGCCAACGTACTCAAGGAGCTGGTGGAGCATTCCGGCGGTCGGATCGAAATCCGCAAAATTCGGGTAGGCGATCCCACCATGTCGGTGCTGGAGATCTACGTGGCTGAATTTCAGGAGCGTAACGGCTTCCTGATCAGCCCGGAGAATATCGAAAAATTCCAGGCCATCTGCGAGCGGGAAAAAGTCGGTTGCGAAGTGCTGGGCGAGGTCACCGGCGATCTTCGTTTCATCGTTCATGACGAACAGGACGGAACCACTCCGGTGGATGTGGAACTGAACGAGGTGCTGGGCGATATCCCGCAGAAGACCTTTGAGGATCAGCGGATTCCCGTAGGGGTAGACCCCTGTGTCTGCCCTGATCCGTCCGGGCGGCCACGGGGAGCCGCCCCTACAGTACGCGATCACCTCCACAACGTCCTGCGACTGGTCTCGGTGGGCTCCAAACGCTTCCTGACCAACAAGGTGGACCGGGCCGTAACCGGCCTCATTGTCCAGCAGCAATGCTGCGGCCCGCTCCAACTGCCTATGGCGGATGTGGCTGTAGTGGCCCAATCCCATTTCGGCCTGACCGGAGGAGCCACAGCAATTGGTGAGCAACCCATAAAAATGCTGGTTGATCCGGCTGCCGGGGCCAGAATGGCAGTGGGCGAGGCCTGGACCAATCTGATCTGGGCCAGGATTGATGATCCGGACCAGGTGAAATGCTCAGCCAACTGGATGTGGGCCCCCAAGCTGAAAGGCGAAGGCGCGGCCATGAACGATGCAGCCCGGGCCATGCGTGATGCCATGATCGCCACCGGCATGGCCGTGGACGGCGGCAAGGACTCCCTCTCTATGGCTACTATGGTGGGCGAGGAGACCGTGAAATCCCCGCGCGAACTGGTGATCTCGGCCTATGCGGCCATGAGCGATATCAGCAAGGTCGTGACTCCAGATATCAAGGAGCCGGGTTCAGCCCTGCTCCTCATTGAGCTGGCACCGGGCAAGGCACGACTCGGCGGCTCGGCCTTGGCCCAGACCCTGGGCAACCTGGGCAATGAGAGCCCGGACATGGATGATCCGGCCCTCTTGCGACGGGCCTTTGCTGCTGTTCAGCAGCTGATCGACCAAGGATCAATCTTGGCTGGTCATGATCGCTCCGACGGCGGCCTGATTACTACGGTCTTGGAGATGGCCTTTGCAGGCAACTGTGGTCTGGAGCTTGCATTGACAGGTGAGGCCGAGGCCATCCCGTTCCTCTTCAACGAAGAACTTGGACTGGTGCTGGAATGCCGCCTGGACGAACTTGATCATGTCCAGGAAATCCTTGCTGCGGCTGAAGTGGACAACATCCTGCTGGGCAACAGCACTGTGAAGAAACAGATTCGCATCCAATACAACAGCGACCTAGTCCTGGATGAGGACATGCGGGTGTTGCGTCAGGAATGGGAGGAGACCAGTTATCAGCTGGAACGCCTCCAGATGAACCCGGCCTGCGCTGATGCGGAAAAGGCGGCAATCTATGACCGCATCGCCCCGGCCTATAAGCTGCCCTTCACGCCGGAGCCTGCGCCCAAGGCCCTCTTGACCGCCACTGATAAGCCCAAGGTGGCTATCCTCCGTGATGAGGGTTCCAACTCGGACCGGGAGATGAGTTCCTCCTTCTACGCTGCTGGCTTTGAACCCTGGGACATTACCATGACCGACCTGTTGGCCGGACGCATCACCCTGGATGGGTTCCGGGGTATTGCGGCGGTGGGTGGTTTTTCCTACGCCGATGTGCCAGAATCAGCCAAGGGCTGGGCCGCCACCATTCTGTTCAATGACCGGATCAAGGACATGTTTACCGCGTTCTACAACCGGCCTGACACCTTTACCCTGGGTATCTGCAACGGCTGCCAGCTCTTTGGCCTGCTGGGCTGGGTGCCTTGGCAGGGACTGGAAGCCGAGGCCCAACCCCGCTTTGTCCATAACGACTCAGGTCGCTTTGAGTCCCGCTGGGCAACGGTACGGGTGCAGGAGAGTCCGGCCATCATGCTCCAGGGGATGTCGGAATTGGTCTTTGGTATCCATGTGGATCATGGTGAGGGCAAGCTCCATTTTCCGGATCAGGCAGTGCGGGCAGAGGTTGTCGGGAAGAGGCTGATTCCGCTAGTCTACACCGATGACAACGGCGTAGCCACGGAGCAGTATCCCTTTAACCCTAACGGCTCGCCGGACGGCTTTGCCGGGCTCTGCTCCCCGGACGGTCGCCATTTGGCTATGATGCCTCACCCGGAACGGGCCTTCCTGGGCTGGCAGTGTCATTGGTTGCCGCAGGAAATGCAGGGGCTGGAGGTTTCGCCTTGGTTGCAGATGTTTCGTAATGCTTATAATTGGTGTGTGAAATAA